The proteins below come from a single Molothrus ater isolate BHLD 08-10-18 breed brown headed cowbird chromosome 3, BPBGC_Mater_1.1, whole genome shotgun sequence genomic window:
- the APMAP gene encoding adipocyte plasma membrane-associated protein isoform X2 has protein sequence MNEAEGLRQRRPLRPQVITEDSPAQEAKEGSTYSSKVFRVTFLTLAVSVAVPLLGVTVLLDCPIDPQPISLKEPPLLTGVLEPNTKLRKAERLWENQLVGPESIVNIGDVLFTGTADGKIIKIEDGEIQTIARIGHGPCGRGDEPTCGRPLGMRVGPNNTLFVADAYYGLYEVDPDTGETKMLVSTKTPIEGQKLSFVNDLTVTRDGRKIYFTDSSSKWQRQDYLFLLMEGTDDGRLLEYDTVTKEVKVLMVGLRFPNGVQLSPAEDFVLVQETTMARIRRYYVSGLMKGGADMFVENMPGLPDNIRLSSSGGYWVAMAAVRPNPGFSWLDFLSEKTWIKRMIFKLLSQETVTKFVPKYSLVVELSETGSYKRSFHDPTGVTVAYVSEAHEHNGHLYLGSFRSPYIGRLDLQHV, from the exons ATGAATGAGGCGGAGGGGCtgcggcagcggcggccgctCCGCCCGCAGGTCATCACCGAGGACAGCCCGGCGCAGGAGGCCAAGGAGGGCAG TACTTACAGCAGCAAGGTGTTCCGTGTTACCTTCCTGACTTTGGCTGTGTCTGTGGCCGTGCCACTGCTTGGAGTGACTGTTCTCCTGGATTGCCCTATAGACCCTCAGCCCATAAG CTTGAAGGAGCCTCCCCTCCTGACGGGAGTTTTAGAGCCCAACACCAAGTTACGGAAAGCTGAACGGCTGTGGGAGAACCAGCTGGTTGGACCAGAGTCCATTGTCAATATTGGGG ATGTTCTGTTTACTGGGACAGCTGATGGGAAGATTATCAAAATTGAAGATGGGGAAATACAAACAATAGCCAGAATTGGCCACGGTCCTTGTG GCCGTGGAGATGAGCCAACGTGTGGAAGACCACTTGGCATGAGAGTGGGGCCAAATAACACCCTGTTTGTGGCAGATGCTTATTATGGACTCTATGAAGTTGATCCTGATACAG GTGAAACAAAGATGCTTGTGTCAACCAAAACACCCATAGAAGGCCAGAAGTTGTCATTTGTAAACGATCTTACAGTGACCAGGGATGGGAGGAAGATCTACTTCACTGACTCCAGCAGTAAATGGCAAAGACAAGACTACTTGTTCCTGCTTATGGAAGGCACAGATGATGGCCG CCTCCTTGAATATGACACAGTGACAAAAGAAGTGAAAGTCTTAATGGTGGGGCTGAGGTTTCCCAATGGTGTGCAGCTCTCTCCTGCAGAAGACTTTGTCCTGGTGCAGGAGACAACCATGGCTAGAATCAGAAG GTATTATGTGTCTGGGCTGATGAAAGGTGGAGCAGATATGTTTGTTGAGAATATGCCTGGTCTTCCAGACAATATCAGGTTAAGCAGCTCTGGAGGATATTGGGTAGCTATGGCAGCTGTGAGACCCAATCCTGGCTTTTCTTGGTTGGACTTCTTATCTGAAAAAACATGGATTAAAAGGATGATatttaag ttgCTGAGTCAGGAAACTGTGACAAAGTTTGTACCCAAATATAGCCTCGTTGTTGAACTCAGTGAGACAGGATCCTACAAAAGAAGCTTCCATGATCCCACTGGAGTGACAGTGGCTTATGTCAGCGAGGCACACGAGCACAACGGGCACCTCTACCTGGGATCCTTCCGCTCTCCCTATATTGGCAGACTTGATCTCCAGCACGTTTAA
- the APMAP gene encoding adipocyte plasma membrane-associated protein isoform X1 codes for MNEAEGLRQRRPLRPQVITEDSPAQEAKEGSTYSSKVFRVTFLTLAVSVAVPLLGVTVLLDCPIDPQPISLKEPPLLTGVLEPNTKLRKAERLWENQLVGPESIVNIGDVLFTGTADGKIIKIEDGEIQTIARIGHGPCGGRGDEPTCGRPLGMRVGPNNTLFVADAYYGLYEVDPDTGETKMLVSTKTPIEGQKLSFVNDLTVTRDGRKIYFTDSSSKWQRQDYLFLLMEGTDDGRLLEYDTVTKEVKVLMVGLRFPNGVQLSPAEDFVLVQETTMARIRRYYVSGLMKGGADMFVENMPGLPDNIRLSSSGGYWVAMAAVRPNPGFSWLDFLSEKTWIKRMIFKLLSQETVTKFVPKYSLVVELSETGSYKRSFHDPTGVTVAYVSEAHEHNGHLYLGSFRSPYIGRLDLQHV; via the exons ATGAATGAGGCGGAGGGGCtgcggcagcggcggccgctCCGCCCGCAGGTCATCACCGAGGACAGCCCGGCGCAGGAGGCCAAGGAGGGCAG TACTTACAGCAGCAAGGTGTTCCGTGTTACCTTCCTGACTTTGGCTGTGTCTGTGGCCGTGCCACTGCTTGGAGTGACTGTTCTCCTGGATTGCCCTATAGACCCTCAGCCCATAAG CTTGAAGGAGCCTCCCCTCCTGACGGGAGTTTTAGAGCCCAACACCAAGTTACGGAAAGCTGAACGGCTGTGGGAGAACCAGCTGGTTGGACCAGAGTCCATTGTCAATATTGGGG ATGTTCTGTTTACTGGGACAGCTGATGGGAAGATTATCAAAATTGAAGATGGGGAAATACAAACAATAGCCAGAATTGGCCACGGTCCTTGTG GAGGCCGTGGAGATGAGCCAACGTGTGGAAGACCACTTGGCATGAGAGTGGGGCCAAATAACACCCTGTTTGTGGCAGATGCTTATTATGGACTCTATGAAGTTGATCCTGATACAG GTGAAACAAAGATGCTTGTGTCAACCAAAACACCCATAGAAGGCCAGAAGTTGTCATTTGTAAACGATCTTACAGTGACCAGGGATGGGAGGAAGATCTACTTCACTGACTCCAGCAGTAAATGGCAAAGACAAGACTACTTGTTCCTGCTTATGGAAGGCACAGATGATGGCCG CCTCCTTGAATATGACACAGTGACAAAAGAAGTGAAAGTCTTAATGGTGGGGCTGAGGTTTCCCAATGGTGTGCAGCTCTCTCCTGCAGAAGACTTTGTCCTGGTGCAGGAGACAACCATGGCTAGAATCAGAAG GTATTATGTGTCTGGGCTGATGAAAGGTGGAGCAGATATGTTTGTTGAGAATATGCCTGGTCTTCCAGACAATATCAGGTTAAGCAGCTCTGGAGGATATTGGGTAGCTATGGCAGCTGTGAGACCCAATCCTGGCTTTTCTTGGTTGGACTTCTTATCTGAAAAAACATGGATTAAAAGGATGATatttaag ttgCTGAGTCAGGAAACTGTGACAAAGTTTGTACCCAAATATAGCCTCGTTGTTGAACTCAGTGAGACAGGATCCTACAAAAGAAGCTTCCATGATCCCACTGGAGTGACAGTGGCTTATGTCAGCGAGGCACACGAGCACAACGGGCACCTCTACCTGGGATCCTTCCGCTCTCCCTATATTGGCAGACTTGATCTCCAGCACGTTTAA
- the LOC118684795 gene encoding translation initiation factor IF-2-like isoform X2, giving the protein MPRPAMRSSAGPPPPGPLRAGCGTAGSAADSGAGGAAPAFGSAWCGLWPGPGPERSPSRGSARLPPRPRQRRRCCPRSELRHSSARPPAPGTARQGAAAGAVGCPGQNGESAVPPSRAEKAPLEQLCREGGGGCGSVYSGTRLADCAPP; this is encoded by the exons ATGCCGCGTCCCGCAATGCGCTCCTCGGCGGGGCCGCCTCCGCCGGGCCCTCTCCGTGCTGGCTGTGGCACCGCTGGAAGCGCCGCTGACtctggtgctggaggagcagcgCCGGCTTTTGGCTCCGCCTGGTGCGGGCTCTGGCCTGGCCCCGGCCCCGAACGAAGCCCCTCCCGTGGTTCCGCCCGGCTCCCGCCCCGTCCCCGGCAGCGTCGCCGGTGCTGTCCCCGGTCTGAGCTTCGCCACTCGTCAGCTCGGCCGCCGGCCCCGGGGACGGCTCGGCAAGGAGCAGCGGCCGGAGCAGTCGGGTGCCCCGGGCAGAATGGCGAGAGCGCGGTGCCGCCCTCACGGGCGGAGAAggctcccctggagcagctctgccgggagggcggcggcggctgcggcagCGTTTACTCCGGGACCCGGCTCGCCGACTGCGCCCCG CCATAA